One region of Armigeres subalbatus isolate Guangzhou_Male chromosome 3, GZ_Asu_2, whole genome shotgun sequence genomic DNA includes:
- the LOC134222956 gene encoding uncharacterized protein LOC134222956: MAKPGPSPAPASPSPSLGPSPACPAPSPAPAPPQPAPALAPASAPACLSQPQPASPGPSPTSPPSPSPCPSLAQPAQPASACPARPQPGPSSACPARPSPACLAQPPAQPSLPGSAQPSPQPGLAQPQPQPHQCLPPLSPLPACPSLPQPASLAQPGLPAPPATSLPAQPQAPACPSQPLLSPSLGPSPAPARPQPQPQCPSLPASAQPRPQPAWPSPPQPCLPSLGPSPLSPGPAQPRPACQPAPSLPGPARLPAQPAQPGPSLAPAPACLSSAPAPARSACLSLGSACLSLGSSLPWLSLARLPAQPVSLPSLPAWLSLPSLPRPASLGPSLPTPAPASPAQPQPGPSPGPQPGLSPSPSPSLCLALPQPRPSARQPGSQPWPQPHQPPCPRPACLSPSPPAPQLSPACPALGSQPGSAPPQPGLSLPVPWAPARLSLPAARPACLPQPGLSPPACPACLSQLSLGSARSARLPAWLSLLSLAQPAQPACLPACKLKLPAKAWLSLPQLPVKAQLLPACPVVKAACSACC, from the exons CCTGGCCCCAGCCCTGCCCCAGccagccccagccccagccTGGGCCCCAGCCCAGCCTGCCCAGCCCCCAGCCCTGCCCCAGCCCCGCCCCAGCCCGCCCCAGCCCTGGCTCCAGCCTCAGCCCCAGCCTGCCTCAGCCAGCCCCAGCCCGCCAGCCCTGGCCCCAGCCCCACCAGCCCGCCCAGCCCCAGCCCCTGCCCCAGCCTGGCCCAGCCTGCccagcctgcctcagcctgcCCAGCCCGGCCCCAGCCTGGCCCCAGCTCAGCCTGCCCAGCCCGCCCCAGCCCCGCCTGCCTGGCCCAGCCTCCGGCTCAGCCCAGCCTGCCCGGCTCAGCCCAGCCCAGCCCCCAGCCTgg CCTGGCTCAGCCCCAGCCCCAGCCTCACCAGTGCCTGCCTCCGCTCAGCCCGCTCCCAGCCTGCCccagcctgcctcagcctgccagcctggctcagcctggCCTGCCTGCGCCCCCAGCCACCAGCCTGCCCGCCCAGCCCCAGGCCCCAGCCTGCCCCAGCCAGCCCCTGCTCAGCCCCAGCCTGGGCCCCAGCCCGGCCCCAGCCCGcccccagccccagccccagTGCCCCAGCCTGCCTGCCTCCGCCCAGCCCCGGCCCCAGCCCGCCTGGCCCAGCCCGCCCCAGCCCTGCCTGCCCAGCCTGGGCCCCAGCCCGCTCAGCCCTGGCCCAGCCCAGCCCCGCCCAGCCTGTCAGCCCGCCCCCAGCCTGCCTGGCCCAGCCCGCCTGCCCGCCCAGCCCGCCCAGCCTGGCCCCAGCCTGGCCCCTGCTCCAGCCTGCCTCAGCTCCGCCCCAGCCCCAGCCCgctcagcctgcctcagcctgggctcagcctgcctcagcctggGCTCCAGCCTGCCCTGGCTCAGCCTGGCCCGCCTGCCTGCTCAGCCTGTCAGCCTGCCCAGCCTGCCTGCCTGGCTCAGCCTGCCCAGCCTGCCCCGCCCAGCCAGCCTGGGCCCCAGCCTGCCCA ccccagccccagccAGCCCGGCCCAGCCCCAGCCTGGCCCCAGCCCCGGGCCCCAGCCTGGGCTcagccccagccccagccccagccTGTGCCTGGCCCTGCCCCAGCCCCGCCCCAGCGCCCGCCAGCCTGGCTCCCAGCCCTGGCCCCAGCCCCACCAGCCCCCCTGCCCCCGCCCAGCCTGCCTCAGCCCCAGCCCGCCTGCCCCTCAGCTCAGCCCAGCCTGCCCAGCCCTGGGCTCCCAGCCTGGCTCAGCCCCGCCCCAGCCCGGCCTCAGCCTGCCTGTGCCCTGGGCCCCAGCCCGGCTCAGCCTGCCTGCAGCCCGCCCAGCCTGCCTGCCTCAGCCTGGGCTCAGCCCGCCCGCCTGCCCAGCCTGCCTCAGCCAGCTCAGCCTGGGCTCAGCCCGCTCAGCCCGCCTGCCTGCctggctcagcctgctcagcctggctcagcctgctcagcctgcctgCCTGCCTGCCTGCAAGCTAAAGCTGCCTGCTAAAGCCTGGCTCAGCCTGCCTCAGTTGCCTGTCAAAGCTCAGCTGCTGCCTGCCTGCCCAGTTGTTAAAGCTGCCTGCTCAGCCTGTTGCTAA